In the genome of Synechococcus sp. CB0101, the window GACATGACTGACGACATCAAAGACACCACCAGCGAAACCACCAGCACCGAGGCCAACGCCGCTGCTGAGAGCAACGTTGCAGTAGCCGAAAAGCCCGCCGCCAAGGTGAGCGTGGGCAAGCTGAGCGCCAGCGCGTTGATCCGCGCCTTCGAAGAAGAGCAGATCGCCGCCCAGGCCAAGGATCACCCCGACATCTACGTGGGTGACACCGTGCGCGTGGGTGTGCGCATCACCGAGGGCAACAAAGAGCGCATCCAGCCCTACGAGGGGGTGGTGATCGCCAAGCGTCACGGTGGCCTCAACGAGACCATCACTGTGCG includes:
- the rplS gene encoding 50S ribosomal protein L19, with the translated sequence MAAESKDMTDDIKDTTSETTSTEANAAAESNVAVAEKPAAKVSVGKLSASALIRAFEEEQIAAQAKDHPDIYVGDTVRVGVRITEGNKERIQPYEGVVIAKRHGGLNETITVRRIFQGVGVERVFLIHSPQVASIKVERRGKVRRAKLFYLRDRVGKATRVKQRFDR